A portion of the Juglans microcarpa x Juglans regia isolate MS1-56 chromosome 1D, Jm3101_v1.0, whole genome shotgun sequence genome contains these proteins:
- the LOC121242074 gene encoding probable calcium-binding protein CML41, whose amino-acid sequence MSHPMATSERVPKPSKWFSNKSLRVSLHRRKSKSGSSSLSSPRSPRSSPMSPRTKSSEYSSREDELKEVFRYFDGDGDGKISALELRSYFASIGEYMSHEEAQGVIDDLDSDGDSLLDFKDFLRLMKRDGGGGDDDQDLKKAFEMFEMEKGSGRITPRSLQRMLQRLGDTKSQDECAAMIRAYDTDGNGELDFNEFHQMMNGDHGLTC is encoded by the coding sequence ATGTCACATCCAATGGCAACGTCCGAAAGAGTTCCTAAACCTTCAAAATGGTTCTCTAACAAAAGTCTTAGGGTAAGCCTCCATCGCCGGAAATCAAAGTCTGGCTCAAGTTCCTTAAGCTCTCCGAGATCTCCAAGATCATCTCCCATGTCACCACGTACCAAGAGTTCGGAGTACAGCTCTAGGGAAGACGAGCTGAAAGAAGTTTTTCGTTATTTCGACGGAGATGGAGACGGCAAAATCTCGGCGCTGGAACTTAGATCATACTTTGCGTCGATCGGAGAGTACATGTCGCACGAAGAGGCTCAGGGAGTGATCGACGATCTTGACTCCGACGGGGACAGTCTGTTGGATTTTAAAGACTTCTTGAGGCTGATGAAGAGGGATGGCGGGGGAGGCGATGATGATCAAGACCTAAAGAAAGCGTTTGAGATGTTCGAAATGGAGAAAGGGTCGGGCCGCATAACGCCGAGAAGCTTGCAGAGGATGTTGCAACGCCTTGGAGACACCAAGTCCCAAGACGAGTGCGCCGCCATGATTCGAGCTTACGACACCGATGGCAACGGAGAGCTTGATTTTAACGAG